In a genomic window of Streptomyces sp. NBC_01231:
- a CDS encoding WD40 repeat domain-containing protein: MPSDDADSMDAKRRRMTAALVQAVGSANGGESNPYLATHLSGHVADLGDWSLLAQRPEVLDSLDPLAVTADALRTVIGTSAIPPAIAGVVGARHELAAASVMDRPGIRQLATCRFGHQSVFNESVRAEAPWGVAAATVPRAALGVLLSGHNGYVNTVCSVRNSDSKQFVASAGNDGTIRLWDPNTALPIGAPLRGHDGTVESICAVPHPVGHEILASVGSDGSVRLWDPWEGVALGRSVSGHTGTVWDVCYLTVEGRPYLASGGSDGNVLLWEVASPQHPVGALAGHVGTVESLCAFRLPGSVGFLLASVGRDALLRVWDPADASPLTPPLRGHIGTIWSVRSLRVGAGVLLATAGDDGTVRLWDAARMAPYGSPLVGHVGTVEWVCGLPGADGEDLLVSAGGDGTLRMWNPTELSPVGAPLAGHTGQVWSVCTVQKANGQKAVVSAGSDGSVRLWDPGAATRIDPQAVARTGTVESVCAVICADGRPVIAAAGGDGTVRLWDSVTATELSQALEGHRGQVWAVSGTPRCPASIGLVSGGADATVRFWDPVSFRQIGPVLIGHESAVAAVCEVLADGRPLVASAGSDGAILFWDPVTFHQVGSIACGHEGAVTDLCEVLVDGRPLVASAGTDGEIRLWDPVALTPFGRPLRGHIGPVSGLCFFSCPDGRGLVASAGADGTVRLWDPATQQPVGTALTGHVGGVWEVCTLDLEDAGTIVLTSVGSDGTVRMWDVTAFRQLGEPLTGHIGGVYAVGAIPTFGDADRLASAGSDGTVRLWDVTTRKSMGPPMLRQPNAVLSMATYTVHPAEPVQVLAGPAPAFKMWNTSDGTTRDIATGHAGEVSAICRIADDAAGNFLVSGGVDGRLQTLALAREADSRRWAELGIGAITAMCPVPGRRWTVAVAGASGAIHIVDTGHLSVVAPPLVGHSLPVRSLTTAMSPNHGQILASAGQDGAIFLWDTSSWEPFDQALTGHDGWIWSVASGDAVKRPDLLVSGGADGTVRLWSVVTCGPVGEPIRASIESIRTTSFLGLGLDRWLLLSGGHSGILSLWDPTTGAKVHDVPLGAPILSLEQLDGGAAAGSADSAKVTVAVGTEEGAIAIDIHESMFVAKSSPPPMA, encoded by the coding sequence ATGCCGTCCGACGACGCGGACTCGATGGACGCCAAGCGCCGAAGGATGACGGCGGCCCTCGTCCAGGCTGTCGGGTCCGCCAACGGTGGCGAATCCAATCCCTATCTCGCCACACACTTGTCCGGGCACGTGGCTGACCTCGGCGACTGGAGTCTGCTTGCGCAACGTCCCGAGGTTCTCGACAGCTTGGATCCGCTCGCAGTCACGGCCGACGCCTTGCGGACTGTGATCGGCACGTCCGCCATCCCACCCGCCATCGCCGGAGTAGTGGGCGCCCGTCATGAACTCGCCGCCGCCTCCGTGATGGACCGCCCAGGCATCCGGCAACTGGCCACGTGCCGGTTCGGCCATCAGAGTGTGTTCAACGAGTCGGTACGGGCGGAAGCCCCTTGGGGCGTGGCGGCGGCCACCGTGCCTCGAGCGGCCCTGGGGGTGTTGCTGTCCGGCCACAATGGCTACGTCAATACGGTGTGTTCGGTACGGAACTCCGACTCCAAACAGTTCGTTGCGTCGGCCGGCAACGACGGTACGATTCGGCTGTGGGATCCGAACACCGCATTGCCGATCGGCGCTCCTCTCCGAGGCCATGACGGCACGGTGGAATCCATCTGTGCTGTCCCCCACCCGGTTGGCCATGAAATTCTTGCGAGCGTCGGCAGCGATGGGTCGGTCCGGCTGTGGGATCCCTGGGAAGGCGTTGCCCTAGGTCGGTCGGTGTCCGGTCATACCGGTACCGTGTGGGATGTTTGTTATCTGACCGTCGAAGGGCGGCCATATCTTGCATCAGGCGGATCTGACGGGAATGTCTTGTTGTGGGAAGTAGCCTCGCCACAGCACCCTGTTGGAGCCTTGGCGGGACATGTCGGGACTGTCGAATCCCTGTGTGCCTTTCGCCTTCCCGGTAGCGTGGGTTTTCTCTTGGCCTCCGTTGGACGTGACGCGTTGCTCAGGGTGTGGGATCCAGCAGACGCTTCGCCTTTGACGCCGCCCCTCCGCGGCCATATCGGGACCATATGGTCAGTTCGCTCCCTGCGGGTCGGTGCCGGCGTCCTGCTTGCGACAGCCGGCGACGACGGCACGGTTCGCCTCTGGGACGCCGCCCGGATGGCTCCCTACGGCAGTCCCCTGGTGGGCCATGTCGGCACCGTGGAATGGGTGTGTGGACTGCCCGGTGCTGATGGTGAGGATTTACTGGTGTCGGCCGGCGGGGATGGCACTCTTCGGATGTGGAATCCGACCGAACTGTCTCCGGTGGGAGCTCCGTTGGCGGGTCACACCGGCCAGGTCTGGTCCGTGTGCACGGTGCAGAAGGCGAACGGTCAAAAGGCGGTGGTCTCGGCAGGCAGCGATGGATCCGTGCGACTTTGGGATCCGGGAGCGGCTACGAGAATCGACCCTCAAGCAGTCGCCAGAACGGGCACGGTTGAATCGGTCTGTGCCGTCATCTGTGCGGATGGGCGCCCCGTGATTGCCGCAGCGGGCGGGGACGGGACGGTGAGGCTCTGGGACTCGGTCACCGCGACCGAGCTCAGTCAAGCGTTGGAAGGTCATCGCGGCCAGGTCTGGGCAGTGTCCGGTACACCGCGGTGCCCGGCGTCGATCGGGCTGGTCTCCGGAGGCGCCGACGCGACCGTGCGATTCTGGGATCCGGTCAGCTTCCGTCAGATCGGGCCGGTTCTGATCGGACACGAGAGTGCGGTTGCGGCGGTATGCGAGGTCCTCGCCGACGGACGTCCGCTCGTGGCCTCGGCGGGGAGCGATGGAGCGATCCTTTTCTGGGATCCGGTCACTTTCCATCAGGTGGGCTCGATTGCGTGTGGGCACGAGGGCGCGGTCACAGACCTGTGTGAGGTCCTCGTCGACGGACGTCCGCTCGTGGCCTCGGCGGGAACCGACGGTGAGATCAGGTTGTGGGACCCAGTGGCCCTGACGCCCTTCGGACGCCCCCTTCGCGGGCACATCGGGCCGGTTTCCGGGCTGTGTTTTTTCTCCTGCCCCGACGGCAGAGGATTGGTCGCCTCGGCAGGCGCGGACGGAACAGTTCGTCTGTGGGACCCGGCTACCCAACAGCCGGTGGGCACCGCGCTCACCGGGCACGTCGGCGGGGTTTGGGAGGTTTGCACGCTTGACCTCGAAGACGCCGGGACCATCGTGCTGACTTCGGTCGGCAGCGATGGGACGGTGCGGATGTGGGACGTGACGGCGTTCAGACAGCTGGGAGAGCCCCTCACAGGACACATCGGTGGCGTCTACGCCGTGGGGGCGATCCCGACGTTCGGCGACGCCGACCGCCTGGCTTCGGCCGGCAGCGACGGGACGGTGCGGCTCTGGGATGTGACGACGAGGAAGTCAATGGGGCCGCCGATGCTGCGTCAGCCGAATGCGGTGTTGTCCATGGCGACCTATACGGTTCATCCGGCAGAGCCTGTGCAGGTTTTGGCGGGTCCGGCTCCAGCGTTCAAAATGTGGAACACGTCGGATGGGACCACGCGCGACATCGCTACGGGGCACGCTGGGGAGGTCAGCGCAATCTGCCGAATCGCGGACGATGCAGCGGGTAATTTCTTGGTGTCCGGCGGCGTGGACGGCCGCCTGCAGACACTCGCTCTTGCCCGTGAGGCTGACAGCCGTCGCTGGGCTGAGCTGGGAATTGGTGCGATTACGGCCATGTGCCCCGTCCCGGGGCGCCGGTGGACGGTGGCCGTCGCCGGAGCGAGCGGGGCCATCCATATTGTCGACACCGGTCATCTGTCCGTGGTCGCCCCTCCACTTGTCGGTCATTCGCTACCTGTTCGGTCCCTGACCACTGCAATGTCGCCGAACCATGGTCAAATCCTCGCCTCGGCCGGTCAGGACGGCGCCATCTTCCTGTGGGACACCTCCTCCTGGGAACCATTCGATCAGGCGCTCACCGGGCACGACGGGTGGATCTGGTCCGTTGCGTCGGGTGATGCGGTCAAAAGGCCTGACCTGCTCGTCTCAGGCGGGGCTGACGGAACCGTACGCCTGTGGAGTGTGGTGACGTGCGGGCCGGTGGGAGAACCCATCCGAGCCAGCATCGAGTCGATTCGAACGACTTCCTTCCTGGGGCTCGGTCTCGATCGATGGCTTCTCTTGTCAGGTGGCCACTCGGGCATCCTCAGTTTGTGGGACCCGACGACTGGTGCGAAGGTGCACGATGTGCCGCTGGGGGCGCCCATCCTCTCGCTTGAGCAACTGGACGGCGGGGCCGCGGCGGGATCTGCGGATTCGGCCAAGGTGACCGTCGCGGTCGGTACCGAGGAAGGGGCGATCGCCATAGACATCCATGAGTCGATGTTCGTCGCGAAATCCAGTCCACCTCCTATGGCGTGA
- a CDS encoding ATP-binding protein yields MSVGNADSVPTPIGHEGSAFEFFPMDIGAYEYHDQLDVKSEVDKVASLFDEFNVVTVAWPTRMDERGADEVDARLRQWARSGAPLGSVLYWVGHGWSDGDAVALAHAKSPAAVRTSGLLPAQLAEPIRARQLTSSGGWALVIVDTCWSSRFVDKVNADLADGPLGADGVLLVGVSGNGSTSLGRFSSAFHSCLNENFRTNQSIQLWQLAGELDRRLPDGLVAPRRLIEASLVRKVSPVAANLTVPLDVLTDLEKCLARLSEVERRHFIVKAQGAEDGEISWFFEGRAAERREIVDWLRSSEGGMLVVTGSPGSGKSALLGHVLVNSKPDVRSALVAGGLVEDIDEQEIPPPDVFDEVIHLTGMGIDALITRLAHLVDSGLPPSSLSPDAGVADDMDWLVDRLHECPQSLTILLDALDESEDPLTLARTVLRRLAEVPGVRIVVGTRMSTDEALGGPTPENENLLFSLGVRPGLPNFHVLWVAFDASAIKRYVVRRLTAARGEGLLAPGGTSVDDEAIGRAAVAISEQEREFLFARLAVYEIVADPTLLHAARSASLGRLLARGDHRDLFAAAADRLARRSDSFLPLLEALALSKGRGLPICDGIWALVATAIGASHLGERHVNDMDISALLNEGQPYIAVDVDAGQTVYRLAHRTYAEHFLSNGGG; encoded by the coding sequence GTGAGCGTTGGAAACGCAGATTCGGTGCCGACACCTATCGGTCACGAGGGCAGCGCGTTTGAGTTCTTCCCGATGGACATAGGGGCGTACGAGTACCACGATCAACTGGATGTGAAGTCCGAGGTCGACAAGGTTGCGAGCCTGTTCGACGAATTCAACGTCGTGACAGTCGCCTGGCCCACCAGGATGGATGAGCGCGGGGCGGACGAGGTGGACGCCCGCCTGCGTCAATGGGCCCGGTCGGGTGCCCCTCTCGGGTCGGTGCTCTACTGGGTCGGTCACGGCTGGTCGGACGGCGATGCGGTGGCTTTGGCCCACGCGAAAAGCCCAGCCGCAGTTCGCACTTCGGGTTTGCTGCCCGCCCAACTGGCGGAACCGATTCGCGCGCGCCAGTTGACGAGCAGTGGGGGCTGGGCGTTGGTGATAGTCGACACGTGCTGGTCCTCTCGATTCGTCGACAAGGTGAACGCCGACCTGGCCGACGGTCCGCTGGGCGCCGATGGAGTTCTGCTAGTTGGAGTCTCCGGCAACGGATCCACGTCTCTCGGCCGTTTCTCGTCAGCCTTCCACTCTTGCCTGAACGAGAACTTCAGAACGAACCAGAGCATCCAACTCTGGCAACTGGCAGGTGAACTGGATCGACGCCTGCCCGATGGGCTGGTCGCTCCCCGTCGTCTCATCGAGGCATCCCTGGTACGGAAGGTCTCGCCAGTCGCAGCGAATCTGACCGTACCGCTGGACGTTCTGACGGACCTGGAGAAATGTCTCGCTCGGCTTTCGGAAGTCGAACGGCGGCACTTCATCGTCAAGGCTCAAGGAGCGGAGGACGGCGAGATCTCCTGGTTCTTCGAGGGACGTGCGGCCGAACGCCGGGAGATCGTCGACTGGTTGCGAAGCAGCGAGGGCGGCATGCTGGTGGTCACGGGTTCTCCGGGCTCCGGCAAGTCGGCTCTGCTGGGGCATGTGCTGGTGAACAGCAAACCGGACGTCAGGAGCGCGCTGGTTGCAGGTGGTCTGGTCGAGGACATTGATGAGCAGGAAATTCCGCCGCCGGACGTATTCGACGAAGTGATTCATCTGACCGGGATGGGCATAGACGCGCTCATCACTCGACTCGCGCACCTGGTCGACAGCGGCCTGCCGCCGAGTTCTCTGAGCCCTGACGCCGGCGTTGCCGATGACATGGACTGGCTGGTCGACAGACTCCATGAATGCCCGCAGTCTCTCACCATCCTGCTCGATGCGTTGGATGAATCAGAGGACCCGCTCACCCTGGCGCGGACGGTCCTGAGGAGGCTGGCCGAAGTTCCAGGAGTGCGGATCGTTGTCGGAACCCGGATGTCGACCGATGAAGCGCTGGGAGGACCGACACCCGAGAACGAGAACCTTCTTTTTTCTCTGGGTGTTCGACCCGGCTTGCCGAACTTCCATGTGCTATGGGTGGCGTTCGATGCGTCGGCGATCAAGAGATATGTGGTTCGGCGCCTGACGGCAGCTCGGGGTGAGGGTCTCCTTGCTCCCGGCGGCACATCGGTTGATGACGAGGCGATAGGGCGGGCGGCAGTGGCGATCAGCGAACAGGAAAGAGAGTTCCTGTTCGCGCGACTGGCGGTGTACGAGATTGTCGCTGACCCCACGCTGCTCCATGCGGCCCGCTCGGCCAGCCTCGGGCGCTTGCTCGCAAGGGGCGACCACCGGGATCTGTTTGCCGCCGCGGCAGACCGACTTGCGCGCAGGTCGGACAGCTTCCTGCCGCTGCTGGAAGCGCTGGCGCTGTCGAAGGGGCGGGGACTGCCGATCTGCGACGGAATATGGGCGCTCGTCGCCACCGCGATCGGGGCGAGCCACCTCGGCGAAAGACACGTCAATGACATGGACATCTCGGCGCTGCTGAATGAGGGGCAGCCGTATATCGCGGTGGACGTGGATGCAGGTCAAACGGTCTACAGGTTGGCCCACCGAACATATGCCGAACACTTCTTGTCGAATGGGGGTGGGTGA
- a CDS encoding amidase — MDATEIASAVAAGEATRQEIQDAFMSCAALGDDLNAWSELYDDVDFGARPGPLAGVPLVRKDLGNPEAGRLKEYGTPLAAGHRPTTGSVFFERLTSAGAAVVGRTRVPELGLSVTCESAHFGATVNPFRDGFSAGGSSGGSAALVSAGIVPVGHGDDGGGSLRIPAACCGLVGLKPTRGKISNSPWAGEDLLGLDQAFFVTRTVRDSRLLLRIESISAPGDPFIAGTCDSGPSVADGARAKVGLVMSRWGDVDPDPEHIDAVTECGSLLAGLGFDVDPVELSFPFDQYCEILFWIFAEASCSLAETLSATTGRPISSELLQPNTLEWIEAGRSRPAWRVYETIDQINEITRRLGRAFAPYDLLVTPTVAGRPPEAGAFMSTVAGRSGLLELNRSMENYAQYCGPFNITGQPAIAVPFGLHSDGMPISVQVVGRYGRDSDVLDLAEVLIKPCGRPARSVAAWTPSSRSGIG, encoded by the coding sequence ATGGACGCGACCGAAATCGCTTCGGCCGTTGCTGCGGGCGAGGCGACCCGCCAGGAGATACAGGATGCTTTCATGTCCTGCGCGGCACTGGGCGACGATCTCAATGCCTGGAGTGAGCTATACGACGACGTCGACTTCGGTGCGCGCCCTGGGCCCTTGGCGGGAGTTCCCCTCGTAAGGAAGGATCTTGGGAACCCTGAGGCGGGGAGACTCAAGGAGTACGGCACTCCCCTGGCTGCTGGCCATAGACCTACAACGGGATCCGTGTTCTTCGAACGCCTGACGAGCGCGGGAGCGGCAGTCGTCGGACGAACCCGGGTTCCGGAACTCGGCTTGAGCGTCACGTGCGAGTCGGCGCATTTTGGTGCCACGGTCAACCCTTTTCGTGATGGTTTCTCGGCCGGCGGTTCGTCCGGCGGGTCCGCAGCGCTTGTCAGTGCGGGCATCGTTCCGGTAGGCCATGGCGACGATGGCGGAGGTTCTTTGCGTATCCCCGCTGCGTGCTGCGGGCTCGTCGGTTTGAAACCCACCAGAGGGAAGATCAGCAACAGCCCCTGGGCCGGCGAAGATCTTTTGGGCCTGGACCAGGCGTTCTTCGTGACCAGGACTGTTCGCGACTCGCGCCTGCTGCTGCGGATCGAATCCATATCCGCCCCGGGCGACCCGTTCATTGCCGGTACCTGTGATTCCGGCCCGTCCGTAGCCGACGGAGCCCGAGCCAAGGTGGGTCTCGTCATGAGTCGGTGGGGGGATGTCGACCCGGATCCCGAGCACATCGATGCTGTCACGGAATGTGGCAGCCTCTTGGCGGGATTGGGCTTCGATGTCGATCCGGTCGAGTTGAGCTTCCCGTTCGATCAGTACTGCGAAATCCTGTTCTGGATATTCGCCGAAGCATCCTGCTCGTTGGCTGAGACGCTCAGCGCTACAACCGGTCGGCCGATTTCGTCGGAGCTGCTGCAACCGAACACGCTGGAGTGGATCGAGGCGGGCAGATCGCGTCCTGCGTGGCGTGTGTACGAAACCATCGACCAGATCAACGAGATCACCCGCCGTCTTGGTCGCGCCTTCGCCCCGTACGATTTACTGGTGACTCCGACGGTAGCCGGACGCCCCCCCGAGGCAGGGGCCTTCATGTCTACGGTCGCCGGACGGTCGGGGCTGCTCGAACTGAACCGCTCGATGGAAAACTACGCGCAGTATTGCGGTCCATTCAACATCACCGGCCAGCCGGCTATCGCAGTCCCTTTTGGGTTGCACAGTGACGGGATGCCCATCAGCGTTCAGGTTGTTGGCCGTTACGGCCGCGACTCGGACGTCCTCGATCTGGCAGAGGTGCTGATCAAGCCGTGCGGCCGACCGGCCAGATCTGTGGCCGCGTGGACTCCATCGTCCAGATCCGGTATCGGATGA
- a CDS encoding ATP-grasp domain-containing protein: MPDVQPARETGSVIPTPIGLLSGGWGFERYENLAAACSIGQTLASYGHQLTTLDLTRPSDLSRLWQSPFLGVPFYFMAVTEELLVHPLLEAAKIGYSGSPAPATAIFYDKWTAGQILTSSGVAVPRTQLLRTGFVAQRALTQDFPKIVKPRRGGASVGVSLIASGEQLAIALKGLAEIDDWALVQDVVAGIEYTSFFLNSHVLGCLEVGGVGEFWTHEQKRLNSRTFTPCRELSIIDEFERVGQVLSRYGVQSLSRVDAIASPKGLIVLDVNTQPYLGATPGGSVQALCDMTGLTHYELLQLIYKANDGGRNSL; encoded by the coding sequence GTGCCCGACGTACAGCCGGCACGCGAAACGGGCAGCGTCATCCCCACGCCCATTGGCCTGCTTTCCGGCGGGTGGGGTTTCGAGCGATACGAGAATCTGGCAGCCGCCTGCAGCATCGGGCAAACCCTGGCCTCCTACGGTCATCAGTTGACCACTCTCGATTTGACCCGTCCCAGCGATCTCAGCCGGCTGTGGCAGTCGCCCTTTCTTGGGGTGCCGTTCTACTTCATGGCAGTGACCGAGGAGTTACTCGTACACCCTCTGCTGGAAGCTGCCAAAATAGGCTACAGCGGCAGCCCCGCCCCGGCGACAGCAATATTCTACGACAAATGGACAGCCGGACAAATTCTTACCTCCAGTGGAGTCGCAGTTCCTCGGACACAACTCCTCCGAACCGGCTTTGTGGCACAGCGTGCCCTGACGCAGGATTTTCCAAAGATCGTCAAGCCCAGGAGGGGTGGAGCATCCGTCGGCGTCTCGCTGATCGCATCGGGCGAACAACTTGCCATTGCTCTCAAGGGGCTGGCTGAAATAGACGACTGGGCGCTCGTACAGGACGTGGTAGCGGGCATAGAATACACGTCCTTCTTTCTGAATTCGCACGTGCTGGGCTGCCTGGAGGTAGGAGGCGTCGGAGAATTCTGGACGCATGAGCAGAAGAGACTGAACAGCCGGACTTTCACACCGTGTCGGGAACTTTCTATCATTGACGAATTCGAACGTGTCGGCCAAGTGCTCAGTCGATATGGCGTGCAAAGCCTTAGCCGGGTGGATGCCATCGCGAGCCCAAAGGGCCTCATCGTCCTGGATGTCAACACACAGCCTTATCTCGGAGCGACTCCGGGGGGCAGCGTCCAGGCCTTGTGCGATATGACGGGCCTGACGCATTACGAACTTCTTCAGTTGATTTACAAGGCGAACGACGGCGGGCGTAACTCCCTATGA
- a CDS encoding pyridoxal-dependent decarboxylase, whose amino-acid sequence MTAASAPVPAPRNIPSKGVLAPALTHSVQDLLTLCDRLRSRGATAEEIADEVMTVAVSEQVDYSHPGYLGLYNSAPLPHTLAFARAETTLNAQVAAVSESPLLHGLEQEFIRQMCRTVWDDAPHAGGILTSGGATSNLLAIVCGLGRNAPEAWAESGVQALGTTRVYASDLAHATITRNSRIIGIGDRSVHRFPVSVPGQQVRERLAEDSAAGISSVMFVGTLGDSVFGEFDLRPDVLDAVTSTGTYLHADAAWAGALTVLPEYRHLVASMSAADSITIDLHKWPATPFGTSMLLLKDARALAQCCRIWSDYAPVDDADFADRGIEWSRCSRALSAYASLILYRDEFQAVVDRHFELAARLRRSLRSIGWDVVNRSPFPVVCFTRPGLTTADAESVAEQLLAADIYVTTCVYRETACLRAAMINAHTAEEVLDDLVARLRWRFPHR is encoded by the coding sequence GTGACGGCAGCATCAGCCCCCGTGCCCGCACCCCGAAACATACCGAGCAAGGGCGTACTGGCACCCGCCCTCACCCATTCGGTACAGGACCTCCTGACCCTCTGTGACCGCCTTCGTTCTCGAGGAGCCACCGCTGAGGAAATTGCCGACGAAGTCATGACCGTCGCAGTTTCCGAACAGGTTGACTACAGCCACCCCGGCTACCTGGGCCTTTACAATTCTGCCCCCTTGCCCCACACGCTCGCATTCGCCCGGGCAGAAACGACGCTCAATGCGCAGGTCGCCGCCGTCTCGGAAAGTCCGTTACTGCACGGTCTGGAGCAGGAATTCATACGTCAGATGTGCCGGACCGTGTGGGACGACGCTCCTCATGCGGGAGGCATACTGACCAGTGGTGGAGCAACCTCCAACCTCCTGGCGATAGTCTGCGGCCTGGGTCGGAATGCCCCGGAGGCATGGGCGGAGTCAGGCGTGCAAGCTCTTGGTACCACACGTGTCTATGCCAGTGATCTGGCTCATGCCACAATTACGAGGAATTCCAGAATAATCGGCATCGGCGACCGGTCGGTACACAGGTTTCCGGTTTCTGTGCCGGGGCAGCAAGTACGGGAGCGACTGGCCGAGGATTCCGCAGCCGGCATTTCAAGCGTCATGTTTGTCGGCACACTCGGCGACTCCGTCTTCGGTGAATTCGACCTGCGTCCTGATGTGCTCGACGCCGTGACCTCCACCGGCACCTACCTCCACGCTGACGCTGCCTGGGCGGGCGCCCTGACCGTCCTTCCCGAATACCGGCATCTGGTCGCTTCCATGTCGGCAGCGGACTCCATCACGATCGACCTGCACAAGTGGCCGGCGACGCCGTTCGGAACCAGCATGCTGTTATTGAAGGACGCCCGGGCACTGGCGCAATGCTGCAGAATCTGGTCAGACTATGCACCCGTAGACGACGCCGATTTCGCTGATCGGGGTATTGAATGGTCACGTTGCTCCAGAGCCCTCAGTGCATACGCATCGCTGATTCTTTACCGCGACGAGTTCCAAGCCGTGGTCGATCGGCACTTCGAATTGGCTGCCCGGCTTCGACGATCACTCCGCTCCATCGGATGGGACGTCGTGAACAGGAGCCCTTTTCCTGTCGTGTGTTTCACACGTCCCGGGTTGACCACGGCGGACGCCGAATCGGTGGCAGAGCAACTTCTCGCGGCCGACATCTACGTCACGACCTGCGTCTACCGGGAAACCGCCTGCCTGCGCGCCGCGATGATCAACGCTCATACCGCCGAGGAGGTCCTGGATGACCTGGTCGCGAGGCTCCGGTGGCGCTTTCCCCACAGGTGA
- a CDS encoding aminotransferase class I/II-fold pyridoxal phosphate-dependent enzyme — MADTNTALERAAINSGLNLSDAHARAPLGPLGSAIITNLGSVFRRAEGMFQADAERELVSAFERLGSFCFPRRPQISYSSSALVSVIANYLRQEHCRVHLLDPCFDNIRDLLSTAGIELLPISESSVNGLRDRPPVTLPGDVLWLTSPSNPTGWVLAEDEYRRTAEYCAANDALLVVDHCFRFFSPTTRSFDQYRLLESIEGLDYIVLEDTGKTTALLDIKVGMAVSSESIVDRFQELNEEFLLNVSPFSCLLISEALDALANGDLENHLIPLVQSNRSILLDAFQELLPPTATVDEESEVPLLWVDTGLPQGGRKLARYLREHGIHILPGDRFYSDQTDGNGKVRVALFRHTESISDAVAQMPRSVGLWYEEAVL; from the coding sequence GTGGCGGACACTAACACGGCTCTTGAGCGGGCAGCGATCAATTCTGGGCTGAATCTGTCAGACGCCCACGCGCGGGCACCGCTCGGCCCGTTAGGATCGGCCATCATCACCAATCTCGGCTCTGTCTTCCGTCGAGCCGAGGGAATGTTTCAGGCGGACGCAGAACGTGAACTGGTCTCAGCTTTCGAACGCCTCGGCAGCTTCTGCTTCCCGCGTCGACCGCAGATCAGCTATTCATCGTCGGCCCTCGTGTCAGTCATCGCGAACTACCTTCGGCAAGAACACTGCCGAGTACACCTGCTCGACCCGTGCTTCGACAACATACGTGACCTCCTTTCGACCGCCGGCATAGAGTTGTTGCCCATCAGCGAGAGCTCAGTCAACGGTCTGCGCGATCGGCCACCGGTCACACTCCCCGGCGATGTTCTCTGGCTGACGTCGCCATCCAACCCGACGGGGTGGGTGCTCGCCGAGGACGAATACAGAAGGACAGCCGAGTATTGCGCAGCAAATGATGCCCTTCTCGTTGTTGATCACTGCTTCCGTTTCTTCTCCCCGACCACCAGATCCTTCGATCAGTACAGGCTTCTGGAATCGATCGAAGGTCTGGACTACATAGTCCTGGAAGATACCGGAAAAACGACAGCACTCCTGGACATCAAGGTCGGTATGGCCGTGTCTTCCGAATCGATCGTCGACCGGTTTCAGGAGTTGAACGAGGAATTCCTCCTCAACGTCTCTCCGTTTTCGTGTTTGCTTATTTCCGAGGCCCTCGATGCTTTGGCGAACGGTGATCTGGAGAACCACCTGATACCGCTGGTGCAAAGTAATCGATCCATCCTATTGGACGCCTTCCAGGAGCTCCTGCCACCAACGGCAACAGTCGACGAAGAGTCGGAGGTACCCTTGCTCTGGGTCGACACCGGCCTGCCGCAAGGTGGCCGAAAACTGGCCCGCTATCTTCGTGAGCACGGTATCCATATTCTCCCGGGCGATCGTTTCTACTCCGATCAGACAGACGGCAACGGCAAAGTTCGGGTTGCTCTCTTCCGACACACCGAGTCGATATCGGATGCCGTTGCGCAAATGCCGCGCTCTGTCGGCCTGTGGTACGAGGAGGCAGTGCTGTGA
- a CDS encoding SDR family oxidoreductase has protein sequence MNAPVAFVAGSSKGLGAGIAKAFARTGHHVVVTYFTDQQGGEKTLQTIINEGGKGTLCHLDVTNESSVQAAYAMIENHVGRLDSLVITAVREIPKPIDDASFDEWRKVLSTKLDGAFLLTKYGIPLLRRSENASVTYITSIDGERPKGDFIAYQTGTAGLIALTKAHSVYLTRKYGIRVNAVAPGPVRTPLWDQLGGDDESMWERFAESTPVKRIATVEDVGQACLFLALDSKKFLNGVFLSVDGGDQWT, from the coding sequence ATGAACGCCCCAGTCGCTTTCGTCGCTGGATCATCCAAGGGTTTGGGTGCCGGGATCGCGAAAGCGTTCGCCCGGACGGGTCACCATGTAGTCGTAACTTACTTCACCGACCAACAAGGCGGTGAAAAGACACTGCAGACAATTATCAACGAGGGCGGTAAAGGAACACTCTGCCATCTCGACGTCACGAACGAGTCCTCGGTCCAGGCGGCTTATGCCATGATCGAGAATCATGTCGGTCGGCTGGACTCGCTCGTCATCACGGCCGTACGAGAGATTCCCAAGCCAATCGACGACGCCTCGTTCGACGAGTGGCGCAAGGTACTGAGCACCAAACTCGATGGAGCCTTCCTTCTGACCAAGTACGGCATTCCTCTGCTCCGCCGCTCCGAGAATGCCAGCGTTACCTACATCACCTCCATCGACGGCGAACGTCCGAAAGGTGATTTCATCGCCTATCAGACAGGAACCGCCGGATTGATTGCCTTGACCAAGGCGCATTCGGTCTACCTGACCAGGAAGTACGGTATCCGAGTCAATGCCGTGGCGCCGGGACCAGTACGAACGCCGCTCTGGGACCAACTGGGAGGCGACGACGAATCGATGTGGGAGCGTTTTGCGGAGTCGACTCCCGTCAAGCGCATCGCCACAGTCGAAGATGTCGGTCAAGCCTGCCTTTTCTTGGCGCTCGACAGCAAGAAATTCCTCAATGGGGTGTTCTTGAGCGTAGACGGCGGTGACCAGTGGACCTGA